A window of the Cucurbita pepo subsp. pepo cultivar mu-cu-16 chromosome LG01, ASM280686v2, whole genome shotgun sequence genome harbors these coding sequences:
- the LOC111791215 gene encoding transcription factor bHLH30-like: MKEEGECFQGFQDHLLMQQFQTMQQNSDVFGVGGGGGGGGGLIFPEVSPMMFTPPWTATTTIPQVHHDPFIPPPPPPSYASFFNRRNASLQFPYDIGNNSLGIGHMGQPGSCPFGLQAELSKMSAQEIMDAKALAASKSHSEAERRRRERINNHLAKLRSLLPSTTKTDKASLLAEVIQHVKELKRQTTLIADVSPVPTELDELSVDVDASDEDGKFVIKASLCCEDRSDLLPQIIKTLKSLRLRTLKAEITTLGGRVKNVLFITGDDDSSSDQEEAEQQQHQYSISSIQEALKGVMEKVCSEDQSSSGSIKRQRTNNHNNVNI; encoded by the exons ATGAAGGAGGAAGGAGAGTGCTTTCAGGGGTTTCAAGACCACCTCCTAATGCAACAATTCCAGACTATGCAACAAAACAGCGACGTTTTTGGAGTaggaggtggtggaggaggaggaggaggcttGATTTTTCCTGAAGTTTCTCCTATGATGTTTACGCCTCCGTGGACCGCGACCACAACCATCCCTCAAGTCCACCACGACCCCTTCATCCCGCCGCCGCCCCCACCTTCCTACGCCAGCTTCTTCAATAGGAGAAATGCTTCTCTGCAGTTCCCTTACGATATTGGGAACAATAGCCTTGGAATTGGGCATATGGGTCAGCCTGGGTCTTGCCCCTTTGGGCTGCAGGCCGAGCTCAGTAAGATGAGCGCTCAAGAAATAATGGACGCCAAAGCTCTTGCTGCCTCTAAAAGCCATAGTGAAGCTGAGAGacgaagaagagagagaatcaATAATCATCTTGCTAAGTTACGAAGCTTACTCCCAAGTACCACCAAA ACGGACAAGGCCTCCTTGCTTGCAGAGGTAATTCAACATGTAAAAGAGCTGAAACGCCAGACGACATTGATAGCTGATGTAAGTCCAGTTCCGACCGAGCTCGACGAGCTATCAGTTGACGTCGATGCATCCGACGAGGACGGTAAGTTCGTGATAAAAGCCTCACTTTGTTGTGAGGACAGGTCCGATCTTCTCCCACAGATCATTAAAACCCTGAAATCCCTCCGGTTGAGAACCCTAAAAGCGGAGATCACGACGCTGGGCGGCCGAGTAAAGAACGTATTGTTTATCACTGGGGACGACGACTCGTCCAGCGACCAAGAGGAGGCTGAACAGCAGCAGCACCAATACAGCATCAGTTCCATTCAGGAAGCCCTAAAGGGAGTGATGGAAAAGGTTTGTAGCGAAGACCAATCATCCTCAGGCAGCATCAAAAGACAAAGGACCAATAATCACAACAACGTCAATATTTAG